From Camelina sativa cultivar DH55 chromosome 5, Cs, whole genome shotgun sequence:
NNNNNNNNNNNNNNNNNNNNNNNNNNNNNNNNNNNNNNNNNNNNNNNNNNNNNNNNNNNNNNNNNNNNNNNNNNNNNNNNNNNNNNNNNNNNNNNNNNNNNNNNNNNNNNNNNNNNNNNNNNNNNNNNNNNNNNNNNNNNNNNNNNNNNNNNNNNNNNNNNNNNNNNNNNNNNNNNNNNNNNNNNNNNNNNNNNNNNTATACCTTTTTCCCCCATTCAGATGCTTGATCAAGAAGATATGAATACTCCAAATCCTCAAAGCATTTCTGTAAAGAAGATAGTGGCTCGTTGAAGTAAACAGGAAGACAAACTTTTGTGAGATCCTTGCCAATGTTGTCTTTGATCATTGACCAAAGGCTAACACTCTTCTCTTTTTCAACCGGATCAGGTAATCTCTTTCGTCGTTTGACATGAGGATAGTTAAATCCAATAGACTTGATAGAAGgatcaagatcatcatcatctgactCAAAACCATTATTAAGTCCATCATCATCTGAAGAGAATGATGTACGGAAAGCAGATCCAATACTTTTGAATGAACTTGAAGAAAGAGAGTCACACGTATCAATTTCCTCCTCAGCCTCATCAAATTGTTCATTATCATCTTCGGATTCACTAATAGTTCCTTTCAAGATAGAAGGAATCAATTAATATCAGTTAGGCAGGTAGATTGAAAATTTTTGTAGTAAAGAAAAGGCTTCTTGTGTCTTAAGTCACCTGAGTCTCCGTTGTCAGTTTGTCGTTGAGTCTCATCTACAACCGTGTTCTCAAGATCTACTTTTTCTGTCTAGACAATGACATAGAGACAtcaatttcttaaaatatttttaagacaCATCTAGAGGAATCTGTTTGGAAACGTTATAAATACCTCTAGTTGTCTGAGTGTATCAATGAGAAGCCATTGCTTCTGTTTAAGGAGCAAAAGCTGGCTCTGAACTGCTGAGAACTCTGACCTCGTGATCTGTTCGCAGTCTTGAATGGCTGACTCACTCACTCCTTCCTCAACCAATCTCAACCTAAGCTTCTCTATAGAGATGTCCAAGCTGTTGGTCGGTGCCATTAACTCGCAATTGGACATTCTTGGAAACATATCTTTGACAGCTTGCAACGCCTCCATCCAAGCTGTTCTGTCTTCTCTCGTCTCTGCACGTAAGTGAAGCCTCTTGGTACCAGTAAATATTGAAAACCTCTTGTCATCTGATCTACTCTCTCGTATTGATGAAACCTATACAGAGCACATAATCAAATTGTGGCACTATTTATATACTGATCATCAAAACTGCATAGATGATGTAGTCATACCTTAAGATGGACTTCGCCGAATGGCTTGCGTCGGAGTTGGTGGTTGGCGCTAGAGCCGGCATGACGGTTATTCCTGGAGATCATACGGGTGGACTCGTCTCCGATCACTCTTGATCCTTTCTCAGTCTCACGAACAACAACAATCTTATCAGGTCCATGGATCTTATAATAGGAAAGAACACCATCTTGCAAAACAAACCATCTTCGCCTCCATCCTTTCCCATAGTTCACCCATTTGTACAATATCCCGGATATAGAGTTCCCGGCGATATCGTTGATCTTAACATCAACGGGGGCTTCCCTTGCCGCTGGAGGCAAGGCAAGTAGTACCTGCTGATCGGAGACAAAGACGTTTTGGTGGTTAAAAGAGAGACTGTGGAGGAGATGATGGTGGTTAGATGGACCGGGATGGTTATAACGTTGCGAGGCAGACCGGGTTATAACCGGTTGAGATCTCGCGGAACCGAATGGAGTTTCGGATGTGGTAGCGGCGTACATAGAGAAGGACGGTTGCTCTGGCAATGGTGTCGAAGAGGAGTGGTCAGAGACAGTAGAGACACAACAAAAAGGATGCATGTGAATAGAAATCTTCTTCAACACGTAAACAGTTACGGCAGAGGAGGAAgtttatagagagagagaagaagaagaagttcggtagaaagaaacagaggaggaggaggaggacttAAACCGGAGAAGCCAAGtttgaatttatgattattttgtcattatcattttaagatataattttaggACTTAAACTAATGGTCAACGGTATCTAtgaactttttatattttatccaATATAAAATAAGTTAATCATTTCGTTGTTTACTTATGTAACAACTGTAATGCCTTATTATAAAGTGCCTATCATGATGTAATGTAATCAGATACAACTATAATGTATtccaataatttaaaatttatatcaaaattaatcGAGTAAAATGCCCTGTTATCTTGCATAATAAAGAAGAGttcattctaaaattttatcCCAGAATTTGATACCTGTCACCTAAAGAGTTTTTATCCGTAAAAAAcaacttaatttattataaaaggttcaatttttcttctactttttaatcataatttccaatcataatttttctgttttatttcttcactATAATAGAGATAattcataatttgttttgtaatgtcactctaattataataaactaaaatatattttaatatatagactttataaatatttatagagaaagAACTGATTACATATTTCGTtttaagagagaacaaaatatatattaaaaattataatctgaTTACCTTGAAGTTcctgtcatatatttatatgtatagtaatttcaaatttttatatccaaaccaaaaaaaatcagttctttattcacaataaatttatttttatgaatttttcacatattttattaacttatatattctatcaaatattttataactcttatatttataatcatattcatattttaaggcactaaattttaattaattgaaactatttgtttttgtttatgttatatttttcacCTCCATAGTATTTATAGCATTCTAATGAATGATtaacaacaattaaaaatagaataaataataaaagatattaatatttaattattgcatttttgTAATTCTTATAAACTTTATGTATGAGTTCAACATATGTGTAGCATATTCTATTatgtttataagaagttcaacatgtgtttatgatatatatatatatatatatgtaagatatgatatatatatatatatatgtgataattttgttagaaaatatgatgaaatatttaactATGTTAATATTTGCTTACCCAGGTAGAGGACACAACACTGCGCCTAGCACCACGTGGACCGTCTAGCAGCACATCCCACATATTGTTGTCACGGGTGATTACAACATTAAACCGGTAGAAGCCAGTCTGGTTCTCATGAATGGCAGTTGGAGGCGTGATAGGAAACTCAACATCAGGTGCAGGGCTCAAAAGAATCGCCTCAAGAGTTTAATATATGTGTAGCATATGCTATTAtgtttataagaagtttaacatgtgtttatgatatatatatgtaagatatgatatatacatatatatatatatatgtgataattttgttttaaaatatgatgaaatatttaatttttctatcatctaaattgttcttaattttttttgggatattagtactacatatatattattcctatattatgaacattaagatgtatagttttattttcaattctaCTTGTCATCCTTAAGATATGTCGCATattatttgcttttattttttattcattttaaaacaaataattcacATTAAATTATcatgtaattatttttgtattcacttattaatattattctaatcaTATATCATTGAtcaatatatagttaattaacatatatatatatatataatatgtttatattaatttattaaaaccaaattattgtgAATTGTAAATATACATAAGTTAGGTTTTGATCTCACTTATACAGGTATAATGAAATCATTttctatatgatttttatatatgaattcatCAATCATCTCATAAAAGcatctttaatttttgattaatcatctcgaataatatttattttcataatgaatctaaataatataataaataatatataagttttcttgcattttttgGACAGTGGAAAAACTATTGAATGAACTAAGAAAGCTATAAAATCataattgagaatttttttttaatttttgtacattttttgaaaattacttatttaaaaaatatttatgtaatataaactattaaataattaatttattcaataatttactaaacttatttaaaaatatataatttttattatattaatttcaaactCACGTGATGCGTAAGACATATTATCTAGTAAACActataatatacaaatataattacatTGCTATGTGACGGTGTTGGTGTTGGTCTTTACCACTTTAAAAGGTGagtaatttgaatttgatttgatatatttatgtCAAGTAAAGAATTAAAGGGATCCAATcatctaaatattaaaattatatatttacgaCCTTAAACAACAAGAGATTATTAAGTACTGtaatttaatagtattattataataaaccaAAGAAGCAAACTGTACGTTTACACCCCTATGATCGGCCCTAATGATTTAGAATGAGTGCATTGGAATTAACTAGCAATCAAATTAACGTGGATCCCATTAAGATTTGATTTCACTTTTATATTGCCTTTTATGTTTATCCTACAGGAGAAAAATGAGTCCTCTATTctaatcttcttttttaaaaaaattcgtTTGACTGAAAACATAAAGGACAAATCTAAACTCTTTCCTGGaaattgacaaaagaaaaaaagcttcgAAGCGATATATGAAAAAGGCATAAAACATGGTTTTACTATTtggaagaacaaaagaaaaaactctgCTGCCACAGATTTTcattaaattagaaatattGTAGAAAATACTAGTATATTAGTTGTAATTACATTGTTAATGTCAAATGAAAATTCAATGTATAgataagttaaataaaaataataatgaagatgaaggctaattttctattaatttggtCTAAGCTGTAAATATTCCATTTGACATGGGTTCACGTCTTCCGATACAAACTGAAACTGGAGCTGATAGTGCTTGCCGACCAATATCTTTATCATTATACTGGATGATTGACCCGATCATCTCAGATTTTGTTTGAAGCATAACAAGTTAACAACATAAAAGTAAAAGTTTAATCATAATATAGATactgttaataataataatgatttctTTAAAAGAATATTATGACATGAATTTAGTATATTTAAgcaaaaataactaaaagtaAACTGTTATGTTATGTGTATATTTTACTCATTTGTACGTTTTGTAAAgtcttatatatgtataaaggACTTAATGGTACATATGTGAGTCCATAAAGTAGGATTATCGAATGCTTGATACGAGATGAAAGAAGAAAGTGGCTAAgacacgagagagagagacagagtgGGTGAAACCGTGAAGACGATACAAATCAAAGAGctctttatttttccaaaacaaagaatagtgtatatattttcttacaaatagACCAAAATGCTCTTTCAAGAACCAACAAAAAGAACACTCACTGCCTGTGAGACCATGAATCAAACCAGAGGCAGCTTAAAGACATTCTTGTTTCTGTCCTACATTTGGTGCCTCTGCCTGTTCCACAGCTATCCACACTGAACTATGAATTCTCTCATTTTAGTATCCTCTAAGTTCTCTTCATCTTTAGAGTTATGCCACTCCGGTTGATAATTTAAGCGCAGTGATTTATAAAGAAGCTGGGCTGCTTTT
This genomic window contains:
- the LOC104786528 gene encoding oxysterol-binding protein-related protein 1A isoform X1; protein product: MHPFCCVSTVSDHSSSTPLPEQPSFSMYAATTSETPFGSARSQPVITRSASQRYNHPGPSNHHHLLHSLSFNHQNVFVSDQQVLLALPPAAREAPVDVKINDIAGNSISGILYKWVNYGKGWRRRWFVLQDGVLSYYKIHGPDKIVVVRETEKGSRVIGDESTRMISRNNRHAGSSANHQLRRKPFGEVHLKVSSIRESRSDDKRFSIFTGTKRLHLRAETREDRTAWMEALQAVKDMFPRMSNCELMAPTNSLDISIEKLRLRLVEEGVSESAIQDCEQITRSEFSAVQSQLLLLKQKQWLLIDTLRQLETEKVDLENTVVDETQRQTDNGDSGTISESEDDNEQFDEAEEEIDTCDSLSSSSFKSIGSAFRTSFSSDDDGLNNGFESDDDDLDPSIKSIGFNYPHVKRRKRLPDPVEKEKSVSLWSMIKDNIGKDLTKVCLPVYFNEPLSSLQKCFEDLEYSYLLDQASEWGKKGDNLMRILNVAAFAVSGYASTEGRICKPFNPMLGETYEADYPDKGLRFFSEKVSHHPMIVACHCDGTGWKFWGDSNLKSKFWGRSIQLDPIGLLTLKFDDGETLQWSKVTTSIYNLILGKLYCDHYGTMRIEGNGEYSCKLKFKEQSMIDRNPHQVQGVVEDKNGKTVAKLFGKWDESMHYVLVNQGKVSESHLLWKRNKPSENPTKYNLTRFGITLNELTPGLKEKLPPTDSRLRPDQRYLEKGEFEMGNAEKLRLEQRQRQAREMQERGWKPKWFRKEKGSETYKYNGGYWEARDSGRWDDCPDIFGQVHQSIK